A genomic stretch from Armatimonadia bacterium includes:
- a CDS encoding DUF5696 domain-containing protein, translating to MSPRILALLMVMLTTVSCADDLTIRVPPGVTALGDIGIYSISYQSYGEPVVQMPESWMGDFEDKSGIAYQPNDYLLGRSAMLLHSPWRVGPGMVWVDYRLELPKVTPISLDFGIAMRPDVAVPDKSDGVTFSAYLGAEGRARELMRQFHDKGEWRDYHFDLSPWAGQEVVVRLQTEPGPKNDASFDFSYFGAPRITAGSGETARTSLVSELTSTRAYRATADVSLARLSNDPKQGVLPSNLLDCKTTVTQVAGGYEFTYDAADGHLVYRYTPETGTLDDFTVRFDDGRSFKPATGGGVRFVSTTAGKQEILSARSARLVAINLLPGGLLKAVWEYDLGADKPRLTWLFEIRGKALALQVTCDEPVVSDLSLGNVSGAQMRRALNVPYLPGGPLSYLPADNLFVGRYLDWTRSNSSRCPQGQASYDPKTDGTRNRLSERGYIAVSPNISEVLPNSPWIASSYLDLLGPRIMLDIWGHNKGTYQGDAENLRELKDNGVDHVAIINHVWQRYGYDVKLPDHLPANPAYGGDEGMVEFGKAANEAGYVWSLHENYIDLYPDAPSYDPAARVLQADGSPSKAWYNAGTGVQSFGLKCDRALGYAKQNSPEIHRRFATNAAYLDVHTCVPPWHQLDHEASQPMAAMCRAKVLNDGALFDFMRTSHGGPLFGEGANHFYWAGKCDGVEAQVAGGENHVPFLDFDLLKIHPQMVNHGMGYYERWFQRAYGHRFGVDTGTVEQIDKYRAQELAYGHAGFIGAAQVNNLQWVAKEHHLMHAVQRLTGTAKPVQISYEVKGAYVNASVALAVDERWRQRIQYDSGLTLWVNWSKDPWTVEGRTLPQWGFLALGPDTEVCMVLQDGKYADYALCPEYLFADARTSFNMPYLRGAVSVEPRLKSFEYLGGDRVRVTYEWVVGQNLDRDYHCFVHFCNTEGPGSEGIVFQQDHTTPKPTSEWKAGEIITDGPYEVTVPADKFDTYDLLIGLFDGDRLSLRGRDAGGSKILLARLKLTRKDGVITKIGLADEPELTGAEVRRADFTAHLNQPGTRVDFGLVATDGSVKVNRGESSLTVFPYPREKQFNVTLDVAKLSGGAAAEARLQVRALAAGTQADLGTLPFQMTKGRLSFQVGMKGAGRYVVSW from the coding sequence ATGTCCCCACGGATCCTTGCCCTACTCATGGTGATGCTCACAACGGTCTCCTGTGCCGACGACCTGACCATCCGCGTGCCGCCCGGCGTCACAGCGCTGGGTGATATCGGCATCTACTCCATCTCGTACCAGTCCTATGGTGAACCTGTCGTGCAGATGCCCGAGTCCTGGATGGGCGACTTCGAGGACAAGAGCGGGATCGCCTACCAGCCCAACGACTACCTCCTCGGGCGCTCTGCCATGCTGCTTCACAGCCCCTGGCGCGTCGGCCCCGGCATGGTTTGGGTCGACTACCGCCTCGAGCTGCCGAAGGTCACACCCATCTCGCTGGACTTCGGTATCGCAATGCGTCCCGACGTCGCAGTCCCGGACAAGAGCGACGGAGTAACCTTCAGCGCATACCTCGGCGCGGAGGGTCGAGCTCGCGAGCTGATGCGCCAGTTCCACGACAAGGGCGAATGGCGCGACTACCACTTCGACCTCTCTCCCTGGGCCGGCCAGGAAGTTGTTGTCCGTCTTCAGACCGAACCGGGCCCGAAGAACGACGCCTCCTTCGACTTCTCCTACTTCGGCGCCCCGCGGATCACCGCCGGCTCTGGCGAGACCGCGCGCACGTCGCTGGTCTCTGAGCTCACCTCAACTCGTGCCTATCGCGCAACAGCCGACGTAAGTCTTGCCAGGCTGAGCAACGACCCGAAGCAGGGCGTCCTCCCCTCGAATCTCCTGGACTGCAAGACCACGGTAACCCAGGTGGCAGGAGGCTACGAGTTCACCTATGATGCCGCCGACGGGCACCTCGTCTATCGCTACACGCCCGAGACCGGGACCCTGGATGACTTCACCGTCCGCTTCGACGACGGGCGCAGCTTCAAGCCCGCCACCGGTGGCGGCGTCCGGTTTGTGAGCACCACCGCGGGCAAGCAGGAGATCCTCTCAGCGCGGAGCGCCCGACTGGTGGCGATCAACCTCCTGCCCGGCGGCCTCCTCAAGGCGGTCTGGGAATACGACCTCGGCGCCGACAAGCCGCGTCTGACCTGGCTCTTCGAGATCCGCGGAAAGGCCCTGGCGCTGCAGGTCACCTGCGATGAGCCCGTGGTCAGCGACCTGTCCCTGGGCAACGTCTCCGGAGCCCAGATGCGACGCGCACTGAACGTTCCCTATCTGCCGGGCGGTCCGCTCAGCTACCTTCCCGCAGACAACCTCTTCGTAGGCCGCTACCTGGACTGGACGAGGTCCAACTCCTCGCGTTGTCCGCAGGGCCAGGCCTCCTACGACCCGAAGACTGATGGCACCCGTAACCGCTTGAGTGAGCGCGGCTACATCGCGGTCTCACCCAACATCAGCGAGGTGCTGCCGAACTCCCCGTGGATAGCTTCCTCCTACCTCGACCTTCTCGGCCCGCGAATCATGCTGGACATCTGGGGCCACAACAAGGGCACCTACCAGGGCGATGCCGAGAACCTGCGCGAGCTCAAGGACAACGGCGTCGATCACGTGGCGATCATCAACCACGTCTGGCAGCGCTACGGGTACGACGTCAAGCTCCCCGATCATCTCCCGGCCAATCCGGCTTACGGCGGCGACGAGGGCATGGTCGAGTTCGGGAAGGCCGCCAACGAAGCCGGGTACGTGTGGTCGCTCCACGAGAACTACATCGACCTGTACCCCGATGCACCCTCCTACGATCCCGCGGCCCGCGTCCTGCAAGCAGACGGCTCACCCTCGAAGGCTTGGTACAACGCCGGCACCGGCGTGCAGAGCTTCGGGCTCAAGTGCGACCGCGCCCTGGGCTATGCCAAGCAGAACTCACCCGAGATCCATCGCCGCTTCGCCACCAACGCCGCCTACCTGGACGTGCACACCTGTGTCCCGCCCTGGCATCAACTCGACCACGAGGCGAGCCAGCCGATGGCGGCCATGTGTCGCGCCAAGGTGCTCAACGACGGCGCTCTCTTCGACTTCATGCGCACCAGCCACGGCGGCCCGCTCTTCGGTGAGGGAGCCAACCACTTCTACTGGGCAGGCAAGTGCGACGGCGTTGAGGCCCAGGTGGCCGGCGGTGAGAACCACGTGCCCTTCCTCGACTTCGACCTGCTCAAGATCCATCCGCAGATGGTCAACCACGGCATGGGCTACTACGAGCGCTGGTTCCAGCGCGCTTACGGTCACCGCTTCGGCGTGGACACGGGCACCGTCGAGCAGATCGACAAGTACCGGGCGCAGGAACTCGCCTACGGTCACGCCGGATTCATCGGCGCTGCGCAGGTCAACAACCTCCAGTGGGTCGCCAAGGAACACCATCTCATGCACGCCGTGCAGCGCCTCACCGGCACCGCCAAGCCTGTGCAGATCAGCTACGAGGTCAAAGGCGCCTACGTCAACGCGAGTGTCGCCCTGGCGGTCGACGAACGCTGGCGGCAGAGGATCCAGTATGACAGTGGCCTGACGCTGTGGGTGAACTGGAGCAAGGACCCGTGGACCGTCGAGGGTCGCACGCTGCCTCAGTGGGGCTTCCTCGCCCTTGGTCCCGACACCGAGGTCTGCATGGTCCTGCAGGACGGCAAGTACGCCGACTACGCCCTGTGCCCGGAGTACCTCTTCGCCGACGCACGCACCTCCTTCAACATGCCCTACCTGCGCGGTGCAGTCTCCGTCGAGCCACGCCTCAAGAGCTTCGAGTACCTGGGCGGCGACCGCGTCCGTGTCACCTACGAATGGGTCGTCGGACAGAATCTGGACCGCGACTACCACTGCTTCGTCCACTTCTGCAACACCGAGGGGCCGGGCAGTGAGGGCATCGTCTTCCAGCAGGACCACACTACCCCGAAGCCGACTAGCGAGTGGAAGGCCGGCGAGATCATCACCGACGGCCCCTATGAGGTCACAGTGCCGGCGGACAAGTTCGACACCTATGATCTCCTCATCGGTCTCTTCGACGGAGACCGCCTCTCCCTCAGGGGTCGCGATGCCGGCGGCAGCAAGATCCTACTCGCCCGCCTCAAGCTCACCCGCAAGGACGGAGTGATCACCAAGATCGGGCTTGCCGACGAACCTGAACTCACCGGGGCCGAGGTTCGCCGAGCCGACTTCACCGCGCATCTCAACCAGCCGGGAACCCGCGTCGACTTCGGCCTGGTGGCGACGGACGGCTCC
- a CDS encoding Gfo/Idh/MocA family oxidoreductase: MQRVCVIGLGPIGNRHADLHRENPLAELVGVCDILKDRADAASERLGVPAFYDVPTMLEALKPDLCSVATGGEEYGSDHCLPTCQALEAGCHVLCEKPISNDIAQAEKMVATAKRMNRCFGIDLNHRFNPAHRLAKKWVEEGRLGHLLFINMSMWIMNPRESSPYFQLKALHPHTVDIMRYFCGDVEAVQCFATKAPGRKIWSTAQFNLKFKNGVVGSLTGSYDIMRGHPMERCEVAGTGGRFVIEDIFKQVTLYPAGTLEKVVYTEPSLFGGMRDFVDTFRDRITTFVKQVDEGVAPEDIDGSGEAGLAAQKVLAAAIESLNTETVVHIK; encoded by the coding sequence ATGCAACGCGTTTGTGTAATCGGATTGGGTCCCATCGGTAACCGCCATGCGGACCTCCACAGAGAGAACCCGCTGGCCGAGCTGGTGGGTGTTTGCGACATCCTCAAGGACCGCGCCGACGCAGCCTCTGAGCGCCTCGGTGTCCCTGCCTTCTACGACGTCCCGACCATGCTCGAGGCCCTAAAGCCCGACCTCTGCAGCGTCGCCACCGGCGGCGAGGAATACGGAAGCGACCACTGCCTTCCCACCTGTCAGGCCCTTGAGGCCGGCTGCCACGTCCTGTGCGAGAAGCCCATCTCCAACGACATCGCCCAGGCCGAGAAGATGGTCGCCACGGCCAAGCGGATGAACCGCTGCTTCGGCATCGACCTGAACCACCGCTTCAATCCCGCACACCGCCTCGCCAAGAAGTGGGTCGAGGAGGGTCGCCTCGGCCACCTGCTCTTCATCAACATGTCCATGTGGATCATGAACCCGCGCGAGTCCTCGCCCTACTTCCAGCTCAAGGCCCTCCACCCGCACACCGTGGATATCATGCGCTACTTCTGCGGCGACGTGGAGGCCGTGCAGTGCTTCGCCACCAAGGCCCCGGGGCGGAAGATCTGGTCCACCGCCCAGTTCAACCTCAAGTTCAAGAACGGTGTCGTCGGCTCCCTCACGGGCAGCTATGACATCATGCGTGGGCACCCCATGGAGCGCTGCGAAGTCGCCGGCACAGGCGGACGCTTCGTCATCGAGGACATCTTCAAGCAGGTGACCCTCTACCCCGCCGGGACGCTGGAGAAGGTCGTCTACACCGAACCCTCCCTCTTCGGCGGAATGCGCGACTTCGTCGACACCTTCCGCGACCGCATCACCACCTTCGTCAAGCAGGTTGACGAGGGCGTTGCGCCGGAGGACATCGACGGGTCCGGCGAGGCAGGACTGGCAGCGCAGAAGGTCCTTGCCGCCGCCATCGAATCCCTGAACACCGAGACCGTCGTCCACATCAAGTAA
- a CDS encoding glycoside hydrolase family protein → MSFSDRLLPAPVGGGFSMEGYWVWCGSVIQGEDGRFHMFAARWPQSLPFFKGYLRASEIVRAVSDVPEGPYRFEEIVLPARGPRYWDGMMTHNPTIHRWRDKYLLMYIGSTYLEPEECYNSIRIGLATSSSVYGPWERLDHPVLEPRPGKWDGTVVTNPAPCVLPDGRILLVYRSNTPQGLRLGAAMADTLGAPFERISDDPVISFEGGHFVEDPCIWQTGDHFEMLAKDLTGITGEIGAGIHATSADGVSWQLTDNTPAYSRRIVWSDGTQTVQSHLERPQLLLKDERPTHLFMATASGPDDPESLRTWAVTRTWNMVIPLEPEA, encoded by the coding sequence GTGAGTTTCTCTGACAGACTCCTCCCCGCTCCGGTCGGTGGCGGCTTCTCCATGGAGGGCTACTGGGTGTGGTGCGGTTCAGTCATCCAGGGCGAGGACGGCCGTTTCCACATGTTCGCGGCCCGTTGGCCTCAGTCGCTGCCCTTCTTCAAGGGCTACCTGCGGGCTTCGGAGATCGTGCGGGCCGTCAGCGACGTACCCGAGGGGCCCTACCGGTTCGAGGAGATCGTGCTCCCGGCACGTGGCCCGCGCTACTGGGACGGGATGATGACGCATAACCCTACCATCCACAGGTGGCGCGACAAGTACCTTCTGATGTACATTGGCTCCACTTACCTGGAGCCCGAAGAGTGCTACAATAGCATCCGCATCGGCCTGGCGACGTCCTCCTCAGTCTATGGCCCCTGGGAGCGGCTCGATCACCCAGTGCTCGAGCCTCGACCGGGCAAGTGGGACGGCACCGTGGTGACGAACCCGGCGCCTTGCGTGCTCCCCGATGGCCGGATTCTCCTGGTCTATCGCTCGAACACGCCGCAGGGACTTCGACTGGGTGCCGCGATGGCCGACACTCTCGGCGCTCCCTTTGAGCGGATCAGCGACGACCCGGTGATCTCCTTCGAGGGCGGCCATTTCGTCGAGGACCCCTGCATCTGGCAGACCGGCGATCACTTCGAGATGCTCGCAAAGGACCTCACCGGCATCACCGGCGAGATTGGCGCAGGCATCCATGCGACTTCCGCCGACGGGGTGTCCTGGCAGCTCACAGACAACACGCCGGCCTACTCGCGCCGGATTGTCTGGAGCGACGGCACGCAGACGGTTCAGTCACACCTGGAGCGCCCGCAGCTCTTGCTTAAGGATGAACGGCCGACGCACCTGTTCATGGCGACGGCTTCAGGACCGGACGACCCGGAGTCTTTGCGCACCTGGGCCGTAACACGCACCTGGAACATGGTCATCCCGCTGGAACCCGAGGCCTAG